One Microcoleus sp. FACHB-831 DNA window includes the following coding sequences:
- a CDS encoding class I SAM-dependent methyltransferase: MAVGKDTIWERFLQPVVRLFIDEPALRRFYESVDWEKESDRFRNPTLTIPSYYSSQNFHGIQNGYFNPSAAVSYDPITQYVLAPNETWVRQSLIDAIRCKPKRILDLGCGTATTTLMLKQAFPEAEVIGLDLSPYMLVMAEHKANKAQRNIQFKHGNAEQTGFPDGYFDLVTASLLFHETPPAVSQAILRESFRLLKTGGEVLILDGNQKTLRQTDWLNEIFEEPYIKAYASGNLDAWMGSAGFEAVQTTDVWLIHQVTQGVKPIAGEATRNSAARSRFHAPDTTDMGEDLQGFPAPAFGITA; the protein is encoded by the coding sequence ATGGCAGTTGGTAAAGACACGATTTGGGAACGTTTTTTACAGCCAGTTGTGCGACTGTTTATAGATGAGCCAGCGTTGCGGCGTTTCTATGAAAGCGTGGATTGGGAGAAGGAGAGCGATCGCTTCCGCAACCCGACTCTTACAATCCCCTCTTACTACAGTAGCCAAAACTTTCATGGCATCCAGAACGGATATTTCAACCCCAGCGCAGCGGTTTCCTACGATCCGATTACTCAGTATGTCTTAGCTCCCAACGAAACCTGGGTGCGTCAAAGCTTGATTGACGCCATCCGCTGCAAGCCTAAAAGGATTCTCGACTTAGGCTGCGGTACCGCAACGACGACGCTAATGTTAAAACAAGCTTTCCCGGAAGCGGAAGTCATTGGCTTGGACTTATCGCCATATATGCTAGTTATGGCTGAACACAAGGCCAATAAAGCGCAGCGAAACATCCAGTTTAAACATGGCAATGCGGAACAAACCGGGTTTCCTGATGGCTATTTTGACCTAGTGACAGCTTCGTTGTTATTTCACGAGACACCGCCAGCAGTATCGCAAGCCATTCTGCGGGAAAGCTTTCGATTGCTGAAGACTGGGGGAGAAGTTTTAATCCTGGATGGTAATCAGAAAACTTTGCGCCAGACGGATTGGCTGAATGAGATTTTTGAGGAGCCGTATATTAAAGCTTACGCCTCTGGTAATCTGGATGCATGGATGGGATCGGCGGGATTTGAAGCGGTGCAGACGACTGATGTATGGTTAATTCATCAGGTAACGCAGGGTGTCAAACCCATTGCAGGGGAAGCAACGCGAAACTCCGCCGCGCGATCGCGTTTCCACGCGCCCGATACTACTGATATGGGTGAAGATTTGCAGGGTTTCCCAGCCCCAGCTTTTGGCATAACGGCATGA
- a CDS encoding RtcB family protein yields MPHEQLEISTPKPVLSWAGHPLGADETKMARNVASLPFVFKHVALMPDVHLGKGALVGSVIATKEAIMPAAVGVDIGCGMMAIKTPFNADKLEGKLKKIRLDLEAAIPVGFNENKDIEKTVANWQAWEDFKELHQGVQRLENKAMKQLGSLGGGNHFIEVCVDTNEQVWLMLHSGSRNIGNMLAQCHIDTAKELAKLAETPLPDKDLAYFVAGTPEFQAYWRDLQWAQDYARFNRDVMMNRFKRVVEKHIAGGKATKPLLSVNCHHNYAEKEVHFGEEVYVTRKGAVRAREEDYGIIPGSMGAKSYIVKGKGNHDSYCSCSHGAGRLMSRNKAKNVYTLDDLIQQTKGVECRKDEGVLDEIPGAYKPIEEVMANQSDLVEVVATLKQVVCIKG; encoded by the coding sequence ATGCCTCACGAACAGCTAGAAATCTCAACCCCAAAGCCAGTGCTATCTTGGGCAGGACACCCACTTGGCGCAGACGAAACCAAGATGGCGCGGAACGTTGCATCGCTACCATTTGTATTCAAGCACGTAGCCTTAATGCCAGACGTTCACTTGGGGAAAGGTGCATTAGTGGGGTCTGTAATTGCCACTAAAGAAGCTATTATGCCCGCTGCTGTTGGCGTAGACATTGGTTGCGGCATGATGGCAATCAAAACCCCATTTAATGCTGACAAATTAGAGGGTAAGTTAAAGAAAATTCGTCTGGATCTTGAAGCAGCTATTCCAGTTGGATTTAATGAGAACAAAGATATTGAAAAAACTGTAGCAAACTGGCAGGCTTGGGAAGATTTCAAGGAACTGCATCAAGGAGTGCAGCGCCTTGAGAATAAAGCAATGAAACAACTAGGTTCGCTAGGCGGCGGAAATCACTTTATTGAAGTTTGCGTCGATACTAACGAGCAAGTTTGGCTGATGTTGCACTCTGGTTCGCGCAACATTGGCAATATGCTAGCGCAGTGCCACATTGACACGGCTAAAGAATTAGCAAAGCTGGCAGAAACTCCCCTACCAGATAAAGATTTAGCCTACTTTGTTGCTGGTACTCCAGAATTCCAGGCATACTGGCGCGACTTGCAGTGGGCGCAGGATTATGCTCGTTTCAATCGCGATGTGATGATGAATCGTTTCAAGCGAGTTGTAGAAAAACATATTGCAGGAGGTAAGGCAACTAAGCCTTTATTGTCGGTAAATTGCCATCACAATTACGCCGAAAAAGAGGTGCATTTCGGGGAAGAAGTCTACGTCACTCGCAAAGGTGCAGTAAGGGCGCGTGAGGAAGATTATGGCATTATTCCTGGCTCGATGGGAGCAAAATCTTACATCGTTAAAGGTAAGGGAAACCATGATAGTTATTGTTCTTGCTCTCACGGCGCAGGGCGTTTGATGTCTCGGAATAAGGCGAAAAATGTCTACACGCTGGATGATTTAATTCAACAAACTAAAGGCGTGGAGTGTCGCAAAGATGAGGGAGTTTTAGACGAAATTCCCGGTGCTTACAAGCCAATAGAGGAAGTCATGGCTAACCAATCAGATTTGGTTGAAGTTGTGGCAACACTGAAGCAAGTTGTGTGCATCAAGGGGTAA
- a CDS encoding TVP38/TMEM64 family protein: protein MSKWMRLFIGAVILVTALIIFKFTPISSWLQPQNLQAWKEQAGVFAPLGYIVIYFVATILVFPATILTLSAGALFGLFWGTLWTIIGATLGATGAFLISRFVAGDWAKQQFEKGDRLRNLSRGIEQDGFWFALSLRLAPVFPFTAVNYLLGLTPISLAAYFLATFVGIIPGSFAYCWLGRGGLEAATGGPPLQLLGALAVLAALSAMPIILKRFKGDRAKN, encoded by the coding sequence ATGTCGAAATGGATGCGACTGTTTATTGGGGCAGTTATTTTGGTAACTGCTTTAATTATCTTTAAGTTCACACCAATTAGTTCTTGGCTGCAACCGCAAAACTTACAAGCCTGGAAAGAACAAGCTGGTGTTTTTGCACCGCTGGGGTACATTGTCATTTACTTTGTAGCAACCATTTTGGTTTTTCCGGCTACAATTTTGACGCTTTCAGCTGGTGCTTTGTTTGGGCTTTTCTGGGGTACGCTGTGGACAATAATTGGGGCAACTTTGGGAGCAACGGGGGCATTTTTAATCTCACGCTTCGTTGCTGGAGATTGGGCGAAGCAGCAGTTTGAAAAGGGCGATCGCTTGCGTAATCTTAGTCGAGGAATTGAACAAGATGGGTTTTGGTTTGCCTTATCTCTTCGCCTTGCACCAGTTTTTCCCTTCACTGCGGTTAACTATTTATTAGGTCTGACACCGATTTCCCTAGCTGCTTATTTTCTGGCAACTTTTGTAGGGATTATACCGGGAAGCTTTGCATATTGTTGGCTGGGACGCGGTGGGCTGGAAGCAGCTACGGGTGGCCCTCCTTTACAGCTATTGGGTGCTTTGGCTGTGCTAGCGGCACTTTCTGCTATGCCTATTATTCTTAAGCGATTTAAGGGCGATCGCGCCAAGAATTAA
- the arsS gene encoding arsenosugar biosynthesis radical SAM (seleno)protein ArsS (Some members of this family are selenoproteins.) has product MINLESIPSTLTPFKDKLGQPLTKSQIKVLQINLGKRCNLACTHCHVEASPKRTEELSPEVCEQLIEVIYKFPEIKIVDLTGGAPEMLYGFKRIVEASRNVGKQVIVRSNLTIYFEKGFEDIPEYCAKYQTRIVASLPCYLEDNVDKMRGNGVYEASIRGLQILNKLGYAQDPNLILDLVFNPPIPTTEKFSLTPDQIKLEQDYKSFLHEKFGICFNNLFTITNLPVGRTKFQLEHRKLHKPYLHFLESNFNAGTVEHLMCRDELSIDYLGNIYDCDFNQMSNLPAKTRDGEKLTVAKLLAAGTLDLIDEIQTAPYCYGCTAGCGSSCGGALV; this is encoded by the coding sequence ATGATTAATCTTGAATCAATTCCTTCAACCCTAACGCCATTTAAAGATAAACTTGGTCAGCCTTTAACTAAAAGCCAAATTAAGGTTTTACAAATTAATCTAGGAAAACGCTGTAACCTCGCCTGTACTCACTGCCATGTAGAGGCTAGCCCAAAACGCACTGAAGAACTCAGCCCAGAAGTTTGCGAGCAATTAATTGAGGTTATCTATAAATTTCCGGAAATCAAAATAGTTGATCTCACTGGCGGCGCACCGGAAATGCTCTACGGGTTCAAGCGAATTGTAGAAGCATCGCGAAATGTTGGCAAACAAGTAATAGTGCGTTCTAACCTCACAATTTATTTTGAGAAGGGGTTTGAAGATATTCCGGAATATTGTGCTAAATATCAGACGAGGATTGTTGCTTCCCTTCCATGCTACTTAGAAGACAATGTAGATAAAATGCGAGGAAATGGCGTTTATGAGGCTTCGATTCGGGGATTGCAAATCTTGAACAAACTTGGTTATGCACAAGATCCCAATTTAATACTAGACTTGGTTTTCAATCCGCCAATTCCCACAACGGAGAAATTTTCCCTAACTCCAGATCAGATAAAATTAGAACAGGATTATAAAAGCTTTTTGCACGAAAAGTTTGGTATTTGCTTTAACAATTTATTCACCATTACAAATCTTCCGGTTGGTCGCACTAAGTTTCAGCTGGAACACAGAAAATTACACAAACCTTATTTGCACTTTTTAGAGTCTAACTTTAATGCAGGTACGGTTGAACATTTAATGTGTCGGGATGAACTTTCAATTGACTATCTGGGTAATATCTATGATTGCGACTTTAACCAGATGTCGAACCTACCTGCAAAAACTCGCGACGGCGAAAAGCTGACGGTTGCAAAGTTACTCGCCGCCGGAACTTTAGACTTGATTGACGAGATACAGACTGCACCATATTGCTACGGCTGTACGGCTGGTTGTGGTTCTAGTTGTGGTGGCGCTTTAGTTTAA
- a CDS encoding erythromycin esterase family protein gives MSDAKNTKLIDAVRDRAHPLTGNPQDYDPLMDLIGDSRFVLIGEASHGTHEFYRERAEITKRLIQEKGFTAVAIEADWPDAYRVNNYVRGMNDDATSEQALAGFQGFPTWMWRNTDVVNFIDWLRQYNDALPENATKVGFYGLDLYSMYASMQAVLDYLGKIDPEAAKQAGERYSCFEHFGEDTQAYGYVTSSGLSDSCEEEAIAQLLELQRRTGEYAKRDGRRAEEEFFDAEQNALLVKNAEEYYRSMFRGRVSSWNLRDRHMAETLDRIVAHLDKQGDRAKVVVWEHNSHLGDARATDMADAGEINVGQLVRERHQGDTFIIGFTTYSGTVTAASKWDAPAELKRVQPALSGSYEALFHDTGLPSFMLNLRDREGAIASLREGRLERAIGVIYRPKTERTSHYFYARLPDQFDAVLHFDQTRAVEPLERTPRWQSEEAPETFPSGL, from the coding sequence ATGTCAGATGCAAAAAATACGAAGTTAATCGATGCAGTGCGCGATCGCGCTCATCCACTCACAGGCAATCCTCAAGACTACGATCCATTAATGGATTTAATCGGCGATTCCCGCTTTGTTCTAATCGGTGAAGCATCGCACGGCACCCATGAATTTTATCGAGAACGAGCTGAAATCACCAAACGGCTGATTCAAGAAAAAGGCTTTACCGCTGTTGCAATTGAAGCAGACTGGCCTGATGCTTACCGCGTTAATAATTACGTTCGGGGTATGAATGATGATGCTACCAGCGAACAAGCACTAGCTGGCTTCCAAGGCTTCCCAACTTGGATGTGGCGCAATACTGATGTAGTTAACTTCATTGACTGGCTGCGTCAATACAATGATGCACTTCCTGAAAATGCTACAAAAGTTGGCTTTTATGGTCTTGACCTCTACAGCATGTATGCATCAATGCAAGCTGTACTCGATTACCTGGGCAAGATCGATCCAGAAGCAGCTAAACAAGCAGGGGAACGGTACTCGTGCTTTGAGCATTTTGGCGAAGATACTCAAGCGTATGGGTATGTAACCAGTTCCGGACTGAGTGACTCGTGCGAAGAGGAAGCGATCGCTCAACTGTTGGAACTGCAACGTCGCACTGGCGAGTATGCTAAACGGGATGGTCGTCGGGCGGAGGAGGAATTCTTCGACGCCGAGCAAAATGCACTTCTGGTGAAGAACGCTGAGGAATACTACCGTTCGATGTTTCGGGGTCGGGTTTCGTCGTGGAATTTGCGCGATCGCCACATGGCTGAAACCCTCGATCGAATTGTTGCCCATTTAGACAAACAAGGCGATCGCGCTAAGGTTGTCGTCTGGGAACACAACTCGCATTTGGGTGATGCGCGAGCAACGGATATGGCTGACGCGGGGGAAATTAATGTCGGTCAGCTTGTGCGCGAACGCCACCAGGGCGACACGTTCATCATCGGTTTTACGACCTACAGCGGTACTGTCACGGCGGCTTCCAAGTGGGATGCGCCAGCCGAACTTAAGCGGGTTCAACCAGCATTGTCTGGGAGTTACGAAGCGCTATTCCACGATACGGGGTTGCCCAGTTTTATGCTTAATTTACGCGATCGCGAAGGGGCGATCGCATCTCTGCGCGAGGGTCGATTGGAACGGGCGATTGGTGTGATCTATCGGCCTAAAACAGAACGTACCAGCCACTACTTCTATGCCCGCTTACCCGACCAATTCGATGCCGTACTCCATTTTGACCAAACGCGGGCTGTAGAACCCCTAGAACGCACTCCCCGCTGGCAATCAGAGGAAGCACCAGAGACATTCCCCTCTGGTTTGTGA
- a CDS encoding pentapeptide repeat-containing protein, giving the protein MSKEHLALLNLGAVRWVEWRINNPQIEPDLSEANLRGANLRGANLSSANLRMADLGQALLIAANLSLANLSLANLHQAELIEANLIEANLIGTNLIEANLRGADLTDANLMGADLRGANLRGVDLGNASLVGTGLIAANLIGANLSNTNLSNANLHEAELVEVYFYQADLHKANLSKAHLNGAYIFRANLSEAELFGVDFRWANLSKANLSKANLTGANLRGANLTGANLRGANLTDANLRGTNLTGTNLQGATMPDGTVHH; this is encoded by the coding sequence ATGTCTAAAGAACATCTTGCCCTACTTAATTTGGGTGCAGTTAGATGGGTTGAGTGGAGAATTAACAACCCGCAGATAGAACCAGACCTTAGCGAAGCTAACCTCAGAGGAGCTAATCTCAGAGGAGCTAACCTCAGCAGTGCTAACCTAAGAATGGCGGATCTAGGCCAAGCTTTACTTATTGCCGCTAACCTCAGCCTTGCTAACCTCAGTCTTGCTAACCTCCACCAAGCTGAACTCATCGAAGCTAACCTGATCGAAGCTAATTTGATCGGGACTAACCTGATCGAAGCTAACCTTAGAGGGGCGGATCTAACTGATGCTAATTTGATGGGAGCCGATCTTAGAGGGGCTAATCTTAGAGGAGTCGATCTGGGTAATGCTAGCCTGGTGGGGACTGGCTTGATTGCCGCTAATCTTATTGGCGCTAATCTTAGCAATACTAACCTTAGCAATGCCAACCTCCATGAAGCTGAATTGGTTGAGGTTTATTTTTATCAAGCTGACCTGCACAAAGCTAATTTGAGCAAGGCTCACCTCAACGGCGCTTACATTTTTAGGGCTAACTTAAGCGAAGCTGAACTTTTTGGGGTTGACTTCAGATGGGCTAATCTCAGCAAAGCTAACCTCAGCAAAGCTAACTTGACAGGGGCTAATCTTAGAGGGGCTAACCTGACAGGGGCTAATCTTAGAGGTGCTAACCTGACCGATGCTAATCTCAGGGGCACTAATTTAACAGGTACTAACCTTCAAGGGGCAACTATGCCTGATGGCACAGTTCACCATTAG
- a CDS encoding sigma-70 family RNA polymerase sigma factor, producing the protein MSQSISVYESPVEEQLPQTLLQTDKISNYDLILRAREGIRPDRAIFSELMRRYQSHVDKILYHLAPDWQDRADLAQEVWIRVYRNVNRLNEPEKFRGWLSRIATNLFYDELRKRKRLSHPLSLDAPHITEDGDIGWEIASKDTTPNEDLTRREFYEQLREAIATLPHAFRTTIVLREIEGMAYEEIAQITGVSLGTVKSRIARARAKLQSQLQNYLDGN; encoded by the coding sequence ATGAGCCAATCAATTTCTGTATATGAGTCACCAGTTGAGGAACAATTGCCTCAAACATTACTGCAAACCGACAAAATCTCTAACTATGACTTGATTTTGCGAGCTAGAGAGGGTATACGTCCCGATCGCGCAATCTTTAGCGAACTTATGCGCCGATACCAGTCCCACGTCGATAAAATTTTATATCACTTGGCTCCTGACTGGCAGGATCGGGCAGATTTAGCGCAAGAAGTCTGGATTCGAGTTTATCGCAACGTCAATCGCTTAAACGAACCCGAAAAATTTCGCGGTTGGTTGAGTCGCATTGCCACAAACCTGTTTTACGATGAACTGCGTAAACGAAAACGGCTGTCTCATCCCCTATCCCTGGATGCGCCGCACATCACGGAGGACGGCGATATAGGATGGGAAATTGCCTCCAAAGATACCACCCCAAACGAAGATTTGACAAGGCGGGAATTTTACGAGCAGTTGCGCGAAGCTATAGCCACTTTGCCGCATGCGTTCCGCACGACTATAGTTCTGCGGGAAATCGAGGGGATGGCTTATGAGGAAATTGCTCAAATTACGGGCGTTTCTTTAGGAACCGTCAAGTCGAGAATTGCGAGAGCTAGAGCTAAATTGCAATCACAACTGCAAAACTATCTGGATGGAAATTAG
- the abc-f gene encoding ribosomal protection-like ABC-F family protein, with amino-acid sequence MDRKFLLSADNITYEFASGRTLFKGIRAAIASGDKVALIGSNGVGKSTFIKILAGQILPTSGEIVRDRAVYYLPQISTIAQNIKENSVLNFLSSLSEEWWEIGNILEAKLGTSLDMSLPVGSLSSGELTKLFLAIGLSTKPSLLLLDEPTNHMDFAALETLKKFLIEFSGAFVIVSHKPFFLDQVVNTTWELSESGLKVYGGNYSAYKTQKETELEVALRTHELAKKELKRARESALEEQKRAARSKREGRLQAHDRSMGKSAKRYFESRASATAGSASKKHEAAVAKATQSLIESKIQTNKATLVHLEEGSSKKGKSLIDIQGADLKIGDEFLLKDIQFHISSGERIAVSGANGSGKSSLVKAILSSGKGNCPATLEAGKVLMSKDIKVVYLDQTYDLVDRNLTVLGNMQTANSNLEYQLLRQQLGHFLFFNDEVNKKADLLSGGELARLALATISISETDLLVLDEPTNNLDLETVAQIVEALSEYEGAILVISHDLDFLSKVQITKAFKIKHKALQTTVYLPDKQEEYYRELLE; translated from the coding sequence ATGGATAGAAAATTTTTGTTATCAGCTGATAACATAACTTACGAATTCGCTTCAGGAAGAACGCTATTTAAAGGAATCAGAGCCGCGATCGCTTCTGGGGATAAGGTTGCGCTTATTGGCTCTAATGGTGTAGGAAAGTCAACTTTTATAAAAATTTTGGCTGGTCAAATTCTACCCACTTCTGGCGAAATAGTTCGCGATCGCGCTGTTTATTACCTTCCTCAAATCAGTACAATTGCACAAAATATCAAAGAAAATAGCGTCTTAAACTTTCTCAGCTCCTTATCAGAAGAATGGTGGGAAATCGGGAATATATTAGAGGCGAAGTTAGGAACATCGCTTGATATGTCCCTACCTGTCGGAAGTTTAAGCAGCGGAGAGCTAACTAAGCTATTTTTAGCGATTGGTCTATCCACAAAGCCTAGCCTGCTATTGTTGGATGAACCAACCAACCACATGGATTTCGCGGCTCTAGAGACTTTAAAAAAGTTTCTTATTGAATTCAGCGGAGCTTTCGTAATCGTCTCGCACAAACCTTTTTTTCTAGACCAAGTTGTAAATACAACCTGGGAATTAAGCGAATCTGGACTTAAGGTTTACGGCGGTAACTATTCTGCATACAAAACTCAAAAAGAAACAGAATTAGAAGTAGCCTTAAGGACGCACGAACTAGCCAAAAAAGAACTCAAACGTGCCAGAGAATCAGCCTTAGAAGAACAGAAACGTGCTGCACGCTCTAAAAGAGAAGGACGCTTGCAAGCTCATGACAGAAGTATGGGTAAAAGCGCAAAACGTTACTTTGAATCAAGAGCATCAGCTACTGCTGGAAGTGCATCAAAAAAACATGAAGCAGCAGTAGCTAAAGCTACCCAAAGCTTAATAGAGTCGAAAATTCAAACCAATAAAGCCACTCTTGTCCATCTGGAAGAAGGAAGTAGTAAAAAGGGAAAAAGCTTGATTGATATTCAAGGTGCAGATCTCAAAATTGGCGACGAGTTTTTGCTTAAAGATATACAGTTTCACATCTCATCGGGAGAACGAATTGCAGTTTCCGGCGCTAATGGTTCGGGAAAGTCAAGTTTGGTTAAAGCAATTCTAAGTAGTGGTAAGGGAAATTGCCCAGCTACCCTTGAGGCGGGTAAAGTTTTAATGTCAAAAGATATAAAAGTTGTATATCTTGACCAAACTTATGATTTGGTAGACAGAAATTTAACGGTTTTGGGTAATATGCAAACAGCTAACTCAAATCTGGAATATCAGCTTTTAAGACAACAGTTGGGTCACTTTCTATTTTTCAACGATGAAGTAAATAAAAAGGCTGACCTGTTGAGCGGGGGTGAGTTAGCTAGGCTGGCGCTGGCTACGATTAGTATCTCAGAAACTGATTTGCTCGTTTTGGATGAACCTACAAACAACCTGGATTTAGAAACAGTTGCTCAAATTGTCGAAGCTTTATCTGAGTATGAGGGGGCTATTTTAGTTATCTCACACGACCTAGATTTCTTGAGCAAAGTTCAAATAACTAAGGCTTTTAAAATTAAACATAAAGCTTTGCAAACTACGGTCTATCTTCCTGACAAGCAAGAAGAGTATTATAGAGAGCTACTGGAGTAG